The Bacillus carboniphilus DNA segment TGTCCAAGAGACACCATGAAAGTTTTGTTTTTTTATCCGAAAATGACTCGGAGATAGTTGGTGCTCAGAGGGGATGGATGCCAACTCAATGGCAAAAAAGCTTTCCTTCTAATGCTCCAATCATCACATTTTCTGGAGACGCCAAAACGGACAGTAGGGAGCTACTGTTAATTACAATTGGTTATTTATTACTTCAATAATAGAGCTTTTTATCATATAAAACCGCCGTATTTATCTCTGCTAATTGAGAAATATTGAAAAGATAAGTAAAAATTTTGGATGTTTTTGAAGATTTTTGGTATGATAGGCATAATTCGATATGGTTTCCTTCGGGGCAGGGTGAAAATCCCGACCGGCGGTGATGAGCTAACATGCTCTCAGTCCGTGAGCTGATTGATTTTTTCATTTGGCTGATTCGGTGTAATTCCGAAACCGACAGTATAGTCTGGATGGGAGAAGGAAAAAAAGCGTTTGTTACAACGCTTATTTAGCTATGTGAAAAACAGGCCCCGTTTTGAAAACGGGGTCTTTTTGTTGGTTTGCATTGTTTGTTATTAAATGGAAAAAACTAAAGTTAACAGTTTTCCTCTTGAAAAAAAGGAGGGTGTTGTATGTTTACGGGGTTAGTTGAAGAGATAGGGACCATCCGAGGTATAAAGCAAAGTCGTGATGCAATGACTTTAACCATACAAGCCTCCAAGACAATGGATGATATCAAACTGGGGGACAGTTATGCAATCAATGGTGTTTGCTTAACCGTTACTACTTTTACACATGATCATTTTATGGTTGATGTGATGCCAGAAACCTTTCATCATACAGGTCTTGCTCGGTTAAAGGTAGGTTCACCCGTCAATATTGAAAGGGCAATGGCAGCCAATGGAAGATTTGGTGGTCACTTTGTTTCTGGTCATGTTGATGGCGTTGGAACCATTGTAGGCCGAGGGGAAAAAAGTAATGCGATTTATGTAAGAATTCAAGTTCCTGAAGATATCGAATTATACCTAGTTCAACGCGGATCCATTACAATTGATGGAACTTCCTTAACGATTTTTTCTATTGAAGGAAACATCGTAACGGTATCCCTTATACCGCATACTGCTCATGAAACTATTCTGGGGAGTAAGAAAGTAGGAGACCATGTTAATGTCGAGGCAGATATGCTGGCAAAATACATGGCAAGCCTTTTGAAAAATGAAAGAGAGGCTCAAAAGAAACAAGGACTATCTCTATCATTTTTAGAGCAACATGGGTTTTTGTCATAGAGAGGTGTGATATCAAATGTTCGATTCAATAGAATCAGCAATAGAGGATTTAAGAAATGGAAAGATGGTCATTGTTTGTGATGATGAGGACCGTGAAAATGAAGGGGATTTTGTTGCTATTGCAGAATTTGCGACGCCAGAAGTGATTAACTTTATGGCAACGGAAGGACGCGGGTTAATTTGTGCTCCCATTACGGAGGAAATAGCTAATCGTCTTCAGTTGAAGCCCATGACAGATGTAAATACAGACCAACATGGAACAGCCTTCACTATTAGTGTAGACCATGTAGAAACGACTACGGGAATTAGTGCATATGAACGAAGCCTAACCGTTCAAAAATTGTTAGATGATCATGCGCAACCTCATGATTTTAAAAGACCAGGCCACATTTTTCCGTTAATCGCCAAAAACGGTGGGGTTCTGAGAAGAACTGGCCATACAGAGGCTGCGGTTGACCTCGCTAGGCTAGCTGGACGTAAACCAGCAGGTGTCATTTGTGAAATTATGAATGAAGATGGAACGATGGCAAGAGTTCCTGAATTAAGAAAAATTGCTGAAAAGCATAACCTAAAGATGATCACCATTCAAGATTTAATTAGCTACCGATTACAACACGATAGCCTTATAAATAGAGAAGTAGAAATCAAACTACCAACTGTTTACGGTGACTTTCATGCTGTAGGGTACACAAATGTATTAGACGGTAAGGAGCATGTAGCACTAGTCAAAGGAGAAATTAAAAATGATGAACCTGTTCTTGTTCGTGTACATTCCGAATGTTTGACAGGAGACGTGTTCGGTTCTAATCGCTGTGACTGTGGTCCACAGTTACATGCTGCATTGCAACAAATAGAGCGTGAAGGAAAAGGCGTTCTCCTTTACATGAGACAAGAGGGACGCGGAATTGGACTAATTAACAAATTAAAAGCTTATAAACTCCAGGAAGAAGGCTATGATACAGTCGAAGCGAATCAGAAGCTTGGTTTTAAACCCGATTTAAGGGATTATGGAATTGGAGCTCAAATTCTCCGCGATCTTGGCATACAGAAACTGAAAATATTAACGAACAACCCTAGAAAAATTGCTGGCTTAAATGGTTATGGACTTGAGGTTACAGAACGAGTTTCCATTCAAATGCCGTCTAAAAAAGAAAACGAAAAATACTTACAAACGAAATATGAGAAATTAGGACATCTATTTGAATTTCATCAAACAGAACGGAGTGAAATATAATGCATTCATTTGAAGGACATTTAGTAGGTACCGGTTTAAAAGTAGGAATTGTAGTAGGAAGGTTTAACGATTTTATAACAGGTCGTTTATTAGATGGAGCACTAGATGGGTTAAAAAGACATGGGGTAGATGAAAATGATATTTCTGTGTCATGGGTACCTGGTGCATTTGAGATTCCTCTTGTTGCGAAAAAAATGGCTGAATCTAAAAAATATGATGCTGTAATCACACTTGGAACAGTGATCCGTGGAGCAACTCCTCACTTTGACTATGTAAGTAGTGAAGTGACAAAGGGAGTAGCTAAAACTAGTCTAGATACAGGGGTTCCAGTCGTATTTGGTGTACTTACTACGGATACGATTGAACAAGCAGTGGAAAGGGCTGGAACAAAAGCTGGGAACAAAGGCTTTGAAGCAGCTGCTACTGCGATTGAAATGGCGAATTTAATTAAAGATTTGTAAGTTAGTAGTGTGAAGCTCGAGGTGAAGCTCGGGCTTTTTTTTGTGTTTTCAAAACTCTCAAAAAAAAGATTTCTACAAGTTATTTAGAAATATTTACTAAGTAACTTATCCCAAAATCCATCCTATAGAAAGCGAAGGAAAACATGAACATTACGATTAGAAAATTCACTGACAACGATGTCAACTTCCTAGTTTACTTACATAATCAATCTACTCGGTTAGAAAAAAGAAACAACTATAAAACTCTTATGCAATTTAACGAATTTCTAGATGAGCCAGGAGAGGAAATACGTGCTAACACATTTGTTGCTGAAGTAAACAGCCAAATTGTTGGATACAATGCACTCTGTTTAGTAAAAGGGGAAGAACACATCAATGTGTATAGCTACGGAACGGTTGAACCAGGACACAGAAGAATAGGTGTTGGAACAGAACTGCTAAAGCATTCTCTAAAGCATCTAGAACAAATGGCAAACTACCTAAACAAACGAATCATTTTTAACCTAATGGTGCGATTAGAATCTCCTGGCCAGAATGAGCTAGCACAAAAATTGATGCTTAACAAACATACGGACCTGCTCTCCATGAAGCTTGAACTGAATCAGTATCAAGTTCAAGATCCTCCTGATATGGAGTATAGGTTTTCATTACCAAGCAAAGTGGATGCAAATACATGGGCACATATATATAATGATGCTTTTTCATGGTCAAAGAATATCAACCAGCTTACAAAAGAAAGTGTACTGTACGAGTTTAATAGCTCTGAATTTTCACCTGATCTATATATACTTGTTCGTGATGAACACAACACACCAGTTGGGTTTGTCGCTGCCCATGAGGAAGATGAGGCTAAATGTGTCATATCGACGTTAGCTCTTTTATCCGAACATCAAGGAAAAGGGGTAGGGAAATCGCTTCTGATAGAAGTATTAAATAGAATGAAATTAAAAGACTTTAAAGAAGTTAGATTAACCGTGGATTATCAGAATCCGACAGCAGCCATCCCTCTATATAAAAGGATAGGGTTTATGGAGAAAACCAGAATTATACATTTTACATATGATATGTATCCAAAAAAGTAGCCTGAGGACTAGATACTCAGGCTACTTCATGGAAGTGAATACTACCGATTGAATAAGGCCATAAAAGCTTTAAATATGATGACAAGAGAAAAGACCAAAACGCTTATAACTCCAATAAGAGTGAAAATTGATTCAAGACTCTCAAGTGGAGTATTGAGTAAATTGACTTTAACCAACGCAAATCCAGCCAATATTGCTGATAAAAATAAAAAGATGACTTTGTCCATCTTAATACCTCCTCTCTCTATCAATATATGAAAGGGAAAAGATGAGGTTCATTCCATTTTCTGGTGTATGATCATTTGTAGAAGCAAAAGGAGAGTATTTACGCAACAAGTTTGCGATAACAGGGTTCTTATATGATAAAATGGGAAGAAGATTTTTGAAAGAAGGGAAACAGCACATGAAAATTCCTTATACAAAAGCACATGGCTCTCGAAATGATTTTATTATGATAGATGAAACTAAATTAAAGCATGATTGGACAGACCAAAATCGAGTTCAATTAACAACAGTCCTTTGTGATCGAAAAAATGGAATAGGAGCCGATGGGATCCTGTTTATTTCCCATAGTGATCAAGCCGATGGAAAAATGAGAGTTTTTAATTCAGATGGCTCTGAAGCCTCTATGTGTGGAAATGGACTTCGTTGTGTTGCTCGCTATATGGTCGAGAAAACAAGTAAGGAACAGCTAAATATTGAAACAATGAAAGCAACGCTTCGTGTAAAAAGAGAAGAAGATATATTTGAAGGGATTCCAACCTTCGGAGTTGAAATATCTCCTGTCCTCTACAATCCTAACGACCTACCTATTAACGTCAACCAGGATGTAGTAATTAACGAGGTTATTAAGGAATTGCATCCTGAAAGAAAGTGGTCCGCAATCGCAGTTCCAAATCCTCATTTAATAACAGTTGTAGACAAAGAGGTCCTAGAATCACCAGAGCAAAAGGAAATTGCTCAATACTTAAATAGCGATAATTCAATTTGCCCAGATGGAGTAAACGTAAGTTATGTTGTGTCCCTATCTAAGGGAAACATTTTTGTAAGAACGTACGAAAGAGGAGTTGGCTTTACAAATGCGTGTGGAACCGCAATGTCAGCATCAACTCTTATTACCTGTAAATTAGGCTTTAATACTTTGAGAGAAAAAGTGAACGTATTCAACCCGGGT contains these protein-coding regions:
- the ribE gene encoding riboflavin synthase, whose translation is MFTGLVEEIGTIRGIKQSRDAMTLTIQASKTMDDIKLGDSYAINGVCLTVTTFTHDHFMVDVMPETFHHTGLARLKVGSPVNIERAMAANGRFGGHFVSGHVDGVGTIVGRGEKSNAIYVRIQVPEDIELYLVQRGSITIDGTSLTIFSIEGNIVTVSLIPHTAHETILGSKKVGDHVNVEADMLAKYMASLLKNEREAQKKQGLSLSFLEQHGFLS
- a CDS encoding bifunctional 3,4-dihydroxy-2-butanone-4-phosphate synthase/GTP cyclohydrolase II yields the protein MFDSIESAIEDLRNGKMVIVCDDEDRENEGDFVAIAEFATPEVINFMATEGRGLICAPITEEIANRLQLKPMTDVNTDQHGTAFTISVDHVETTTGISAYERSLTVQKLLDDHAQPHDFKRPGHIFPLIAKNGGVLRRTGHTEAAVDLARLAGRKPAGVICEIMNEDGTMARVPELRKIAEKHNLKMITIQDLISYRLQHDSLINREVEIKLPTVYGDFHAVGYTNVLDGKEHVALVKGEIKNDEPVLVRVHSECLTGDVFGSNRCDCGPQLHAALQQIEREGKGVLLYMRQEGRGIGLINKLKAYKLQEEGYDTVEANQKLGFKPDLRDYGIGAQILRDLGIQKLKILTNNPRKIAGLNGYGLEVTERVSIQMPSKKENEKYLQTKYEKLGHLFEFHQTERSEI
- the ribH gene encoding 6,7-dimethyl-8-ribityllumazine synthase; this encodes MHSFEGHLVGTGLKVGIVVGRFNDFITGRLLDGALDGLKRHGVDENDISVSWVPGAFEIPLVAKKMAESKKYDAVITLGTVIRGATPHFDYVSSEVTKGVAKTSLDTGVPVVFGVLTTDTIEQAVERAGTKAGNKGFEAAATAIEMANLIKDL
- a CDS encoding GNAT family N-acetyltransferase; translated protein: MNITIRKFTDNDVNFLVYLHNQSTRLEKRNNYKTLMQFNEFLDEPGEEIRANTFVAEVNSQIVGYNALCLVKGEEHINVYSYGTVEPGHRRIGVGTELLKHSLKHLEQMANYLNKRIIFNLMVRLESPGQNELAQKLMLNKHTDLLSMKLELNQYQVQDPPDMEYRFSLPSKVDANTWAHIYNDAFSWSKNINQLTKESVLYEFNSSEFSPDLYILVRDEHNTPVGFVAAHEEDEAKCVISTLALLSEHQGKGVGKSLLIEVLNRMKLKDFKEVRLTVDYQNPTAAIPLYKRIGFMEKTRIIHFTYDMYPKK
- the dapF gene encoding diaminopimelate epimerase, whose protein sequence is MKIPYTKAHGSRNDFIMIDETKLKHDWTDQNRVQLTTVLCDRKNGIGADGILFISHSDQADGKMRVFNSDGSEASMCGNGLRCVARYMVEKTSKEQLNIETMKATLRVKREEDIFEGIPTFGVEISPVLYNPNDLPINVNQDVVINEVIKELHPERKWSAIAVPNPHLITVVDKEVLESPEQKEIAQYLNSDNSICPDGVNVSYVVSLSKGNIFVRTYERGVGFTNACGTAMSASTLITCKLGFNTLREKVNVFNPGGKVQCVAYEDSIDLIGNATYEHEGVIDYSDDITWETHKEFVEEEKVYQAMEKQLQF